In Desulfopila inferna, a single window of DNA contains:
- the nhaR gene encoding transcriptional activator NhaR has protein sequence MEWLNYHHLFYFWTVMQEGSITAASSKLSLAQSTVSAQLSRFEKNLGAKLFKRVGRNIEPTEMGHLVYRYADEIFSLGREMMDSVRGRPVAGPLSLKVGIVDVIPKLVARKLLEPTGKLPEKVRLICHEGKDEQLVAQLALHNLDVVLSDTPLRSSLSIKAYSHLLGECGVSFLGVEKLAKPLQSNFPHSLDKAPMLLPMLMSSSRGMLDRWFEQIGVHPVIIGEFDDNALVKVFGQAGDGIFMAPTVIEKEVEQQYQVQVIGRTDKIKTRFYAISVERIIRHPAVVAISEAAKQRLFFE, from the coding sequence ATGGAATGGCTTAACTATCATCATCTGTTTTATTTCTGGACTGTAATGCAAGAAGGGAGCATCACAGCAGCCAGCAGCAAACTCAGCTTAGCTCAGTCGACGGTAAGCGCTCAACTATCCAGGTTTGAAAAAAATTTAGGGGCAAAACTGTTCAAGCGGGTCGGCAGAAATATTGAACCTACAGAAATGGGGCATCTTGTCTATCGGTATGCAGATGAGATATTTTCTTTAGGCCGGGAAATGATGGACTCCGTTCGTGGGCGGCCGGTTGCCGGCCCTTTATCGCTGAAAGTCGGCATCGTTGATGTGATTCCAAAACTTGTGGCTCGAAAACTTCTCGAACCAACCGGAAAGTTACCTGAAAAAGTACGCTTGATCTGTCACGAGGGCAAGGATGAACAGCTTGTTGCCCAATTGGCCTTACATAATCTAGATGTGGTTTTATCAGATACCCCGCTTCGATCAAGTTTGAGTATCAAGGCCTATAGTCATCTCCTGGGTGAGTGCGGCGTTTCTTTTTTAGGTGTCGAAAAACTTGCCAAACCGCTTCAGAGCAACTTCCCTCATTCCCTGGATAAAGCGCCTATGCTGCTGCCCATGCTCATGAGTTCATCGCGAGGTATGCTTGATCGGTGGTTTGAGCAAATCGGAGTTCATCCTGTAATTATCGGTGAATTTGATGACAATGCATTAGTTAAAGTGTTCGGACAAGCTGGTGATGGCATTTTCATGGCACCAACAGTTATCGAGAAAGAAGTGGAACAACAGTATCAGGTTCAGGTTATTGGACGTACAGATAAAATTAAAACAAGATTTTATGCTATCTCGGTGGAGAGGATTATCAGGCATCCAGCGGTAGTAGCCATTTCTGAGGCTGCCAAGCAAAGGCTTTTTTTTGAATGA
- a CDS encoding SDR family NAD(P)-dependent oxidoreductase yields the protein MAGTVIIYGGSGGIGSATARILHSRGKRLHLVGRNEVKLKAVADEFDAGFSVGDVNDSTLFSRVMEDMNSPCDGLIYAVGTINLGSIRRLGEEDFLTDFKVNALGAALAVKAALPLMKKSDLVPAVLLFSSVAAQQGFTMHTSVSMAKGAVNGLVLSLAAELAPKVRINGIAPSLIRTPLSENILKNEKMTDSIVSAHAMQRLGSAEDIAETAAFLMSQEASWITGQIIGVDGGRSMLRTGGC from the coding sequence ATGGCTGGTACGGTGATTATTTACGGTGGTTCCGGGGGTATTGGTTCCGCGACGGCACGTATACTACATTCCCGCGGCAAGAGGTTGCATCTGGTCGGCCGGAATGAGGTTAAATTAAAGGCTGTTGCCGATGAGTTTGACGCTGGTTTTTCCGTCGGCGATGTCAATGATTCCACATTATTTTCCAGAGTGATGGAAGATATGAACTCACCCTGTGACGGCTTGATCTATGCAGTCGGTACCATTAATCTTGGCAGCATTCGCAGACTTGGTGAAGAAGATTTTCTTACCGACTTCAAGGTAAATGCATTGGGAGCAGCACTGGCAGTCAAGGCGGCACTTCCGCTCATGAAAAAAAGTGATCTAGTTCCGGCGGTTCTTCTCTTTTCCAGTGTGGCCGCCCAGCAAGGGTTTACGATGCATACCTCGGTCAGTATGGCTAAAGGTGCCGTCAACGGCCTTGTTCTGTCCTTGGCTGCCGAACTGGCCCCCAAAGTGCGAATCAATGGCATCGCCCCTTCGCTGATCCGGACCCCGCTATCGGAGAATATCCTCAAAAATGAAAAGATGACAGACTCCATAGTCTCTGCCCATGCCATGCAACGTCTTGGTTCGGCTGAGGATATCGCTGAAACAGCTGCCTTCCTCATGTCCCAGGAAGCTTCATGGATCACCGGCCAGATTATCGGTGTTGACGGTGGCCGCTCGATGCTGCGGACCGGCGGTTGTTAG